A region from the Lycium barbarum isolate Lr01 chromosome 8, ASM1917538v2, whole genome shotgun sequence genome encodes:
- the LOC132607323 gene encoding transcription elongation factor SPT6 homolog isoform X1: MAGKNVISDDEDEVGIEEEERDGDEEPVDGDAVDEREDEDEDEEEEEGQDEYEKDGFIVDDVEEEEDNEDEEDRADSDDERQKKKKRKKRESERNYVLDEDDYELLQESNIAVPRPKLESKKFKRLKKAQRGMEDERSGFYEEEEFDETGRRGRTAEQKLEHSLFGDDEGPQLEDIAEEEERLEEEEDADIGEEDEMADFIVDEEEVDEHGAPIRRKKVNKKKSRQAPGVSSSALQEAHDIFGDVDDLLMRRKQDRAKSGMLDESSEWGERRLEDEFDPTILAEKYMTEKDEHIRKIDVPERMQISEESTGPVPPEAISVEESNWIYSQLATGVVPLFKKKDSGTTEEVNELPIDKDDILRFLDLMHVQKFDVPFIAMYRKEECMSLLKDPEEDETSDDGPDNSDKKPAVRWHKVLWAIQDLDRKWLLLQKRKSALELYYKKRFQEESRRVYDETRLKMNHQLFESITKSLQAAESEREVDDVDSKFNLHFPPGEVGVDEGQYKRPKRKSQYSVCSKAGLWEVASKLGYSAEQLGFHMTLEKIVDELEDAKEPPEEMASNFTCAMFETPQAVLKGARHMAAVEISCEPSVRKHVRSTYMTNAVVSTSPTPDGNAVIDSFHQFAGVKWLRDKPLSAFEDAQWLLIQKAEEEKLLQVTIKLPEVHLNQLMTESRDHYLSDGVSKSAQLWNEQRKLILEDAFFNFLLPSMEKEARSLLTSKAKNWLLMEYGNVLWNKVSVAPYQRRENDLGSDEEPAPRVMACCWGHGKPATTFVMLDSSGEVLDILYAGSLSLRGQNVNDEQRKKNDQQRLLKFMMDHQPHVVVLGAVNLSCTRLKEDIYEIIFKMVEDNPRDVGHEMDNLNIIYGDESLPHLYENSRISADQLPTQSGIVRRAVALGRYLQNPLAMVATLCGPGKEILSWKLNNLESFLTPDEKYVMVEQVMVDVTNQVGVDLNLAISHEWLFAPLQFISGLGPRKAASLQRSLVRQQTIFTRKDLLTEHHLGKKVFVNAVGFLRVRRSGYTANSNTYIDLLDDTRIHPESYSLAQELAKDIYLKDMGEEDNDDEEVLEMAIEHVKEKPHLLRSVKTYEYAKEKNRLNKRETLNGIKLELMQGFQDWRRQYVELSQDEEFYMISGESEETLSEGRIVQATVRRVQAQKAICALECGLTGILTKEDSSDDWRDVNDLTEKMREGDILTCRIKSIQKNRYQVFLSCKENDMRNNRYQNNQNLDPYYHEDRSSLQSEKEKARKEKELAKKHFKPRMIVHPRFQNITADEAMELLSDKEPGESIVRPSSRGPSYLTLTLKVYDGVYAHKDIVEGGKEHKDITSLLRIGKTLKIGEDTFEDLDEVMDRYVDPLVAHLKTMLNYRKFRKGTKAELDELLKIEKSEQPTRIVYSFGISHEHPGTFILTYIRSSNPHHEYVGLYPKGFKFRKRMFEEIDRLVAYFQRHINDPHDSGPSIRSVAAMVPMRSPASGGSSGFGGGWGGSSNDSGRRGGRSGDRDRSSGPGRNDYRNRSSQDDQSGLPPRPYGGGGGGRGRGRGRGRGRGRGNNDNDGQDSDYGSQKWSSKEGGGGGWGEVQNSPARDTWGGGGSGAGGGSGDGGGWGASPSGGGGGGWGGSGGGGGWGQDSGGPSEDSGWGGGKKSGGSGGW, translated from the exons atggctgGAAAAAACGTGATCTCTGATGACGAAG ATGAAGTTGGAATTGAGGAAGAGGAAAGGGATGGGGATGAAGAGCCAGTTGATGGTGATGCAGTGGATGAACGTGAAGACGAGGatgaagacgaagaagaagagg AAGGTCAGGATGAATATGAGAAAGATGGGTTTATAGTAGATGatgtagaagaagaagaagacaatgAGGATGAAGAAGATAGAGCTGACAGTGATGATGAGAggcaaaaaaagaagaaaaggaagaaaag GGAGTCGGAGAGGAATTACGTGCTTGATGAAGATGATTATGAACTTCTCCAGGAAAGCAATATTGCGGTGCCTCGTCCAAAACTT GAGAGCAAAAAGTTCAAGCGGCTAAAAAAAGCTCAGAGGGGTATGGAGGATGAGCGTTCTGGTTTTTATGAGGAGGAGGAGTTTGACGAAACTGGGAGGCGAGGGCGTACAGCTGAGCAGAAGCTCGAGCATAGCTTATTTGGTGATGATGAAG GGCCACAACTCGAGGATATTGCTGAGGAGGAAGAAAGATTGGAGGAAGAAGAGGATGCCGACATTGGTGAGGAAGATGAAATGGCCGACTTTATTGTTGATGAAGAAGAAGTTGATGAACATGGTGCTCCTATTAG AAGGAAGAAGGTGAACAAAAAGAAGTCCAGGCAGGCACCAGGAGTTTCGTCCTCTGCTCTCCAGGAAGCCCATGACATATTTGGTGATGTTGATGATCTTTTGATGCGTCGAAAACAAGATCGAGCAAAATCGGGCATGCTCGATGAATCCAGTGAATGGGGTGAAAGGAGACTTGAAGATGAATTTGATCCTACTATTCTAGCTGAGAAGTACATGACTGAGAAGGATGAGCACATTCGAAAGATAGATGTCCCTGAAAGAATGCAG ATATCTGAGGAAAGCACTGGTCCTGTGCCACCTGAAGCCATTAGTGTGGAAGAGAGTAACTGGATCTACAGTCAGCTTGCTACTGGTGTTGTGCCTCTTTTTAAGAAGAAAGATAGTGGGACAACTGAAGAAGTGAATGAGCTGCCCATAGATAAAGATGACATTTTGAGATTTCTGGATTTGATGCATGTGCAGAAGTTTGAT GTCCCATTCATTGCCATGTACCGGAAGGAGGAATGCATGAGCTTATTAAAGGATCCAGAAGAGGATGAAACCAGTGATGATGGCCCAGATAATTCTGACAAAAAACCTGCAGTAAGATGGCATAAG GTGCTTTGGGCAATCCAAGATTTAGACAGAAAGTGGCTCCTCCTTCAGAAGCGGAAGTCTGCGCTTGAGTTGTACTATAAGAAGCGGTTTCAAGAAGAGTCCCGTAGGGTGTATGACGAAACACGTCTAAAGATGAATCATCAGCTCTTTGAATCAATTACAAAATCACTCCAGGCGGCTGAGTCTGAAAGAGAGGTTGACGATGTTGACTCAAAATTTAACTTGCACTTCCCACCTGGAGAGGTTGGTGTGGATGAAGGACAATATAAGAGGCCAAAGAGGAAATCACAATACAGTGTTTGCAGCAAAGCCGGCTTATGGGAAGTGGCAAGCAAGCTGGGATACAGCGCCGAGCAACTTGGTTTTCACATGACTTTAGAAAAGATC GTGGATGAGCTGGAGGATGCTAAGGAACCACCAGAAGAGATGGCATCGAACTTCACCTGTGCAATGTTTGAAACACCGCAAGCTGTGCTTAAAGGCGCTAGACACATG GCAGCAGTAGAGATAAGCTGTGAACCAAGTGTCCGGAAACATGTGCGTAGTACCTATATGACCAATGCCGTTGTATCAACGAGCCCTACTCCTGATGGGAATGCGGTGATTGATTCCTTCCATCAATTTGCTGGAGTCAAGTGGTTACGGGATAAACCTCTCTCCGCATTTGAGGATGCACAGTGGCTTCTCATACAGAAGGCTGAAGAGGAGAAACTCCTCCAAGTAACTATCAAGCTGCCCGAAGTTCATCTTAACCAGCTGATGACTGAGTCGAGAGATCATTATCTCAGCGACGGTGTGAGTAAATCTGCTCAGTTATGGAACGAACAGAGAAAGTTAATACTTGAGGATGCATTTTTCAATTTTCTTCTGCCTTCGATGGAAAAGGAAGCAAGATCCTTACTAACAAGTAAAGCAAAGAACTGGCTGCTtatggaatatggaaatgttttGTGGAATAAAGTGTCAGTGGCACCATATCAACGCAGAGAAAATGATCTTGGCTCCGATGAAGAGCCTGCACCCAGGGTTATGGCTTGCTGTTGGGGCCATGGAAAGCCAGCAACCACttttgtgatgttggattcgtcGGGAGAGGTTTTGGATATCCTGTATGCTGGATCTCTCAGCCTTCGTGGCCAGAATGTTAATGATGAGCAGCGGAAGAAGAATGACCAGCAGAGACTCTTAAAATTCATGATGGACCACCAACCACATGTTGTGGTGCTAGGAGCTGTAAATCTGTCTTGTACACGGCTTAAGGAGGATATTTACGAG ATTATTTTCAAGATGGTGGAGGATAATCCAAGAGATGTTGGCCATGAGATGGATAATCTGAACATAATATATGGAGATGAATCCCTTCCGCATCTTTATGAAAATTCCCGCATTTCTGCTGACCAGCTTCCTACACAGTCAG GTATTGTGAGGCGGGCTGTGGCATTGGGACGTTATCTTCAAAATCCTTTAGCAATGGTAGCGACATTATGTGGACCAGGGAAGGAAATTTTATCTTGGAAGCTGAATAATTTAGAGAGCTTTCTCACACCAGACGAGAAGTacgtgatggttgaacaagttaTGGTGGATGTAACTAACCAGGTGGGTGTTGATCTTAATTTGGCTATAAGTCATGAATGGTTGTTTGCCCCGCTGCAATTTATTTCGGGGCTGGGTCCCAGAAAGGCAGCATCTCTTCAAAGATCCTTGGTAAGACAGCAGACAATCTTCACTAGGAAGGATCTCTTAACTGAACATCATCTTGGTAAAAAGGTATTTGTCAATGCAGTTGGCTTCTTGCGAGTACGGCGCAGTGGATACACTGCAAATAGCAATACATATATTGATTTGTTGGATGATACAAGGATTCACCCAGAATCCTATAGTCTTGCACAGGAGTTAGCAAAAGATATTTATCTTAAAGATATGGGTGaagaagataatgatgatgaagaagtGCTTGAAATGGCAATAGAGCATGTTAAAGAGAAGCCACATCTGTTGAGGTCGGTTAAAACTTATGAATATGCTAAAGAGAAGAATCGTTTAAATAAAAGGGAAACCCTTAATGGTATAAAGTTGGAGCTGATGCAAGGGTTTCAAGATTGGCGTAGACAGTATGTGGAGCTAAGCCAGGATGAAGAGTTCTATATGATTTCTGGTGAGTCTGAGGAGACGCTTTCTGAGGGAAGAATCGTGCAGGCAACAGTTCGCCGGGTTCAAGCACAGAAAGCTATCTGTGCTCTCGAGTGTGGATTGACTGGCATTCTTACCAAGGAAGATTCTTCAGATGATTGGAGAGATGTCAATGATTTGACTGAAAAAATGCGTGAAGGTGATATCTTAACTTGCAGAATCAAGTCAATCCAAAAAAATAGGTACCAGGTTTTCCTGAGTTGTAAAGAGAATGATATGAGAAATAATAGGTATCAGAATAATCAGAACTTGGATCCGTACTACCATGAAGATCGCAGTAGTTTACAGAGTGAAAAGGAAAAAGCTCGTAAAGAAAAGGAGCTTGCAAAGAAGCATTTCAAGCCAAGGATGATAGTTCATCCTCGATTCCAAAATATAACGGCAGATGAAGCAATGGAG TTGCTATCGGACAAGGAACCAGGTGAAAGTATCGTACGTCCCAGCTCACGTGGACCATCGTATTTGACTTTAACTCTGAAAGTGTACGATGGAGTTTATGCTCACAAAGATATCGTGGAAGGTGGAAAGGAACATAAGGACATAACAAGCTTGCTCCGTATCGGAAAAACACTGAAAATAGGAGAGGATACTTTTGAGGATTTAGATGAG GTAATGGATCGGTATGTTGATCCATTAGTAGCTCATTTGAAGACAATGCTGAATTACCGCAAGTTTAGGAAGGGAACAAAGGCCGAACTTGATGAACTTTTGAAAATTGAGAAATCTGAGCAGCCTACGAGGATTGTCTATAGCTTTGGTATTTCTCATGAACACCCTGGAACATTCATTTTGACTTATATACGGAGTTCCAACCCACACCATGAGTATGTGGGTCTGTACCCGAAAGGATTTAAGTTCCGCAAGCGGATGTTTGAAGAAATTGATCGACTCGTTGCATATTTTCAAAGACACATTAATGATCCTCATGACTCTGGACCATCAATACGATCAGTTGCTGCAATGGTGCCTATGCGCAGCCCTGCTAGTGGGGGCTCCTCAGGATTTGGTGGCGGCTGGGGTGGTTCATCCAATGATAGTGGTCGAAGAGGTGGTAGGTCTGGGGACAGAGATAGGTCTTCTGGACCAG GTAGAAATGATTACCGAAATCGAAGCAGCCAGGATGATCAAAGTGGATTGCCGCCCAGGCCCTACGGTGGTGGCGGTGGCGGACGCGGGCGCGGGCGTGGACGTGGTCGGGGACGTGGTAGAGGAAATAATGATAACGACGGGCAAGATTCAGATTATGGCTCTCAAAAGTGGAGTTCTAAGGAAGGTGGAGGAGGAGGTTGGGGTGAAGTCCAAAATTCACCTGCTAGGGACACTTGGGGTGGTGGTGGAAGTGGTGCTGGAGGTGGTAGCGGAGACGGAGGTGGTTGGGGTGCTAGTCCTAGTGGTGGTGGCGGCGGCGGCTGGGGAGGCAGTGGTGGCGGCGGTGGATGGGGACAGGATTCCGGTGGTCCGTCCGAGGATTCTGGCTGGGGTGGCGGTAAAAAGTCCGGTGGCAGCGGAGGTTGGTGA
- the LOC132607323 gene encoding transcription elongation factor SPT6 homolog isoform X2: MAGKNVISDDEDEVGIEEEERDGDEEPVDGDAVDEREDEDEDEEEEGQDEYEKDGFIVDDVEEEEDNEDEEDRADSDDERQKKKKRKKRESERNYVLDEDDYELLQESNIAVPRPKLESKKFKRLKKAQRGMEDERSGFYEEEEFDETGRRGRTAEQKLEHSLFGDDEGPQLEDIAEEEERLEEEEDADIGEEDEMADFIVDEEEVDEHGAPIRRKKVNKKKSRQAPGVSSSALQEAHDIFGDVDDLLMRRKQDRAKSGMLDESSEWGERRLEDEFDPTILAEKYMTEKDEHIRKIDVPERMQISEESTGPVPPEAISVEESNWIYSQLATGVVPLFKKKDSGTTEEVNELPIDKDDILRFLDLMHVQKFDVPFIAMYRKEECMSLLKDPEEDETSDDGPDNSDKKPAVRWHKVLWAIQDLDRKWLLLQKRKSALELYYKKRFQEESRRVYDETRLKMNHQLFESITKSLQAAESEREVDDVDSKFNLHFPPGEVGVDEGQYKRPKRKSQYSVCSKAGLWEVASKLGYSAEQLGFHMTLEKIVDELEDAKEPPEEMASNFTCAMFETPQAVLKGARHMAAVEISCEPSVRKHVRSTYMTNAVVSTSPTPDGNAVIDSFHQFAGVKWLRDKPLSAFEDAQWLLIQKAEEEKLLQVTIKLPEVHLNQLMTESRDHYLSDGVSKSAQLWNEQRKLILEDAFFNFLLPSMEKEARSLLTSKAKNWLLMEYGNVLWNKVSVAPYQRRENDLGSDEEPAPRVMACCWGHGKPATTFVMLDSSGEVLDILYAGSLSLRGQNVNDEQRKKNDQQRLLKFMMDHQPHVVVLGAVNLSCTRLKEDIYEIIFKMVEDNPRDVGHEMDNLNIIYGDESLPHLYENSRISADQLPTQSGIVRRAVALGRYLQNPLAMVATLCGPGKEILSWKLNNLESFLTPDEKYVMVEQVMVDVTNQVGVDLNLAISHEWLFAPLQFISGLGPRKAASLQRSLVRQQTIFTRKDLLTEHHLGKKVFVNAVGFLRVRRSGYTANSNTYIDLLDDTRIHPESYSLAQELAKDIYLKDMGEEDNDDEEVLEMAIEHVKEKPHLLRSVKTYEYAKEKNRLNKRETLNGIKLELMQGFQDWRRQYVELSQDEEFYMISGESEETLSEGRIVQATVRRVQAQKAICALECGLTGILTKEDSSDDWRDVNDLTEKMREGDILTCRIKSIQKNRYQVFLSCKENDMRNNRYQNNQNLDPYYHEDRSSLQSEKEKARKEKELAKKHFKPRMIVHPRFQNITADEAMELLSDKEPGESIVRPSSRGPSYLTLTLKVYDGVYAHKDIVEGGKEHKDITSLLRIGKTLKIGEDTFEDLDEVMDRYVDPLVAHLKTMLNYRKFRKGTKAELDELLKIEKSEQPTRIVYSFGISHEHPGTFILTYIRSSNPHHEYVGLYPKGFKFRKRMFEEIDRLVAYFQRHINDPHDSGPSIRSVAAMVPMRSPASGGSSGFGGGWGGSSNDSGRRGGRSGDRDRSSGPGRNDYRNRSSQDDQSGLPPRPYGGGGGGRGRGRGRGRGRGRGNNDNDGQDSDYGSQKWSSKEGGGGGWGEVQNSPARDTWGGGGSGAGGGSGDGGGWGASPSGGGGGGWGGSGGGGGWGQDSGGPSEDSGWGGGKKSGGSGGW, from the exons atggctgGAAAAAACGTGATCTCTGATGACGAAG ATGAAGTTGGAATTGAGGAAGAGGAAAGGGATGGGGATGAAGAGCCAGTTGATGGTGATGCAGTGGATGAACGTGAAGACGAGGatgaagacgaagaagaagagg GTCAGGATGAATATGAGAAAGATGGGTTTATAGTAGATGatgtagaagaagaagaagacaatgAGGATGAAGAAGATAGAGCTGACAGTGATGATGAGAggcaaaaaaagaagaaaaggaagaaaag GGAGTCGGAGAGGAATTACGTGCTTGATGAAGATGATTATGAACTTCTCCAGGAAAGCAATATTGCGGTGCCTCGTCCAAAACTT GAGAGCAAAAAGTTCAAGCGGCTAAAAAAAGCTCAGAGGGGTATGGAGGATGAGCGTTCTGGTTTTTATGAGGAGGAGGAGTTTGACGAAACTGGGAGGCGAGGGCGTACAGCTGAGCAGAAGCTCGAGCATAGCTTATTTGGTGATGATGAAG GGCCACAACTCGAGGATATTGCTGAGGAGGAAGAAAGATTGGAGGAAGAAGAGGATGCCGACATTGGTGAGGAAGATGAAATGGCCGACTTTATTGTTGATGAAGAAGAAGTTGATGAACATGGTGCTCCTATTAG AAGGAAGAAGGTGAACAAAAAGAAGTCCAGGCAGGCACCAGGAGTTTCGTCCTCTGCTCTCCAGGAAGCCCATGACATATTTGGTGATGTTGATGATCTTTTGATGCGTCGAAAACAAGATCGAGCAAAATCGGGCATGCTCGATGAATCCAGTGAATGGGGTGAAAGGAGACTTGAAGATGAATTTGATCCTACTATTCTAGCTGAGAAGTACATGACTGAGAAGGATGAGCACATTCGAAAGATAGATGTCCCTGAAAGAATGCAG ATATCTGAGGAAAGCACTGGTCCTGTGCCACCTGAAGCCATTAGTGTGGAAGAGAGTAACTGGATCTACAGTCAGCTTGCTACTGGTGTTGTGCCTCTTTTTAAGAAGAAAGATAGTGGGACAACTGAAGAAGTGAATGAGCTGCCCATAGATAAAGATGACATTTTGAGATTTCTGGATTTGATGCATGTGCAGAAGTTTGAT GTCCCATTCATTGCCATGTACCGGAAGGAGGAATGCATGAGCTTATTAAAGGATCCAGAAGAGGATGAAACCAGTGATGATGGCCCAGATAATTCTGACAAAAAACCTGCAGTAAGATGGCATAAG GTGCTTTGGGCAATCCAAGATTTAGACAGAAAGTGGCTCCTCCTTCAGAAGCGGAAGTCTGCGCTTGAGTTGTACTATAAGAAGCGGTTTCAAGAAGAGTCCCGTAGGGTGTATGACGAAACACGTCTAAAGATGAATCATCAGCTCTTTGAATCAATTACAAAATCACTCCAGGCGGCTGAGTCTGAAAGAGAGGTTGACGATGTTGACTCAAAATTTAACTTGCACTTCCCACCTGGAGAGGTTGGTGTGGATGAAGGACAATATAAGAGGCCAAAGAGGAAATCACAATACAGTGTTTGCAGCAAAGCCGGCTTATGGGAAGTGGCAAGCAAGCTGGGATACAGCGCCGAGCAACTTGGTTTTCACATGACTTTAGAAAAGATC GTGGATGAGCTGGAGGATGCTAAGGAACCACCAGAAGAGATGGCATCGAACTTCACCTGTGCAATGTTTGAAACACCGCAAGCTGTGCTTAAAGGCGCTAGACACATG GCAGCAGTAGAGATAAGCTGTGAACCAAGTGTCCGGAAACATGTGCGTAGTACCTATATGACCAATGCCGTTGTATCAACGAGCCCTACTCCTGATGGGAATGCGGTGATTGATTCCTTCCATCAATTTGCTGGAGTCAAGTGGTTACGGGATAAACCTCTCTCCGCATTTGAGGATGCACAGTGGCTTCTCATACAGAAGGCTGAAGAGGAGAAACTCCTCCAAGTAACTATCAAGCTGCCCGAAGTTCATCTTAACCAGCTGATGACTGAGTCGAGAGATCATTATCTCAGCGACGGTGTGAGTAAATCTGCTCAGTTATGGAACGAACAGAGAAAGTTAATACTTGAGGATGCATTTTTCAATTTTCTTCTGCCTTCGATGGAAAAGGAAGCAAGATCCTTACTAACAAGTAAAGCAAAGAACTGGCTGCTtatggaatatggaaatgttttGTGGAATAAAGTGTCAGTGGCACCATATCAACGCAGAGAAAATGATCTTGGCTCCGATGAAGAGCCTGCACCCAGGGTTATGGCTTGCTGTTGGGGCCATGGAAAGCCAGCAACCACttttgtgatgttggattcgtcGGGAGAGGTTTTGGATATCCTGTATGCTGGATCTCTCAGCCTTCGTGGCCAGAATGTTAATGATGAGCAGCGGAAGAAGAATGACCAGCAGAGACTCTTAAAATTCATGATGGACCACCAACCACATGTTGTGGTGCTAGGAGCTGTAAATCTGTCTTGTACACGGCTTAAGGAGGATATTTACGAG ATTATTTTCAAGATGGTGGAGGATAATCCAAGAGATGTTGGCCATGAGATGGATAATCTGAACATAATATATGGAGATGAATCCCTTCCGCATCTTTATGAAAATTCCCGCATTTCTGCTGACCAGCTTCCTACACAGTCAG GTATTGTGAGGCGGGCTGTGGCATTGGGACGTTATCTTCAAAATCCTTTAGCAATGGTAGCGACATTATGTGGACCAGGGAAGGAAATTTTATCTTGGAAGCTGAATAATTTAGAGAGCTTTCTCACACCAGACGAGAAGTacgtgatggttgaacaagttaTGGTGGATGTAACTAACCAGGTGGGTGTTGATCTTAATTTGGCTATAAGTCATGAATGGTTGTTTGCCCCGCTGCAATTTATTTCGGGGCTGGGTCCCAGAAAGGCAGCATCTCTTCAAAGATCCTTGGTAAGACAGCAGACAATCTTCACTAGGAAGGATCTCTTAACTGAACATCATCTTGGTAAAAAGGTATTTGTCAATGCAGTTGGCTTCTTGCGAGTACGGCGCAGTGGATACACTGCAAATAGCAATACATATATTGATTTGTTGGATGATACAAGGATTCACCCAGAATCCTATAGTCTTGCACAGGAGTTAGCAAAAGATATTTATCTTAAAGATATGGGTGaagaagataatgatgatgaagaagtGCTTGAAATGGCAATAGAGCATGTTAAAGAGAAGCCACATCTGTTGAGGTCGGTTAAAACTTATGAATATGCTAAAGAGAAGAATCGTTTAAATAAAAGGGAAACCCTTAATGGTATAAAGTTGGAGCTGATGCAAGGGTTTCAAGATTGGCGTAGACAGTATGTGGAGCTAAGCCAGGATGAAGAGTTCTATATGATTTCTGGTGAGTCTGAGGAGACGCTTTCTGAGGGAAGAATCGTGCAGGCAACAGTTCGCCGGGTTCAAGCACAGAAAGCTATCTGTGCTCTCGAGTGTGGATTGACTGGCATTCTTACCAAGGAAGATTCTTCAGATGATTGGAGAGATGTCAATGATTTGACTGAAAAAATGCGTGAAGGTGATATCTTAACTTGCAGAATCAAGTCAATCCAAAAAAATAGGTACCAGGTTTTCCTGAGTTGTAAAGAGAATGATATGAGAAATAATAGGTATCAGAATAATCAGAACTTGGATCCGTACTACCATGAAGATCGCAGTAGTTTACAGAGTGAAAAGGAAAAAGCTCGTAAAGAAAAGGAGCTTGCAAAGAAGCATTTCAAGCCAAGGATGATAGTTCATCCTCGATTCCAAAATATAACGGCAGATGAAGCAATGGAG TTGCTATCGGACAAGGAACCAGGTGAAAGTATCGTACGTCCCAGCTCACGTGGACCATCGTATTTGACTTTAACTCTGAAAGTGTACGATGGAGTTTATGCTCACAAAGATATCGTGGAAGGTGGAAAGGAACATAAGGACATAACAAGCTTGCTCCGTATCGGAAAAACACTGAAAATAGGAGAGGATACTTTTGAGGATTTAGATGAG GTAATGGATCGGTATGTTGATCCATTAGTAGCTCATTTGAAGACAATGCTGAATTACCGCAAGTTTAGGAAGGGAACAAAGGCCGAACTTGATGAACTTTTGAAAATTGAGAAATCTGAGCAGCCTACGAGGATTGTCTATAGCTTTGGTATTTCTCATGAACACCCTGGAACATTCATTTTGACTTATATACGGAGTTCCAACCCACACCATGAGTATGTGGGTCTGTACCCGAAAGGATTTAAGTTCCGCAAGCGGATGTTTGAAGAAATTGATCGACTCGTTGCATATTTTCAAAGACACATTAATGATCCTCATGACTCTGGACCATCAATACGATCAGTTGCTGCAATGGTGCCTATGCGCAGCCCTGCTAGTGGGGGCTCCTCAGGATTTGGTGGCGGCTGGGGTGGTTCATCCAATGATAGTGGTCGAAGAGGTGGTAGGTCTGGGGACAGAGATAGGTCTTCTGGACCAG GTAGAAATGATTACCGAAATCGAAGCAGCCAGGATGATCAAAGTGGATTGCCGCCCAGGCCCTACGGTGGTGGCGGTGGCGGACGCGGGCGCGGGCGTGGACGTGGTCGGGGACGTGGTAGAGGAAATAATGATAACGACGGGCAAGATTCAGATTATGGCTCTCAAAAGTGGAGTTCTAAGGAAGGTGGAGGAGGAGGTTGGGGTGAAGTCCAAAATTCACCTGCTAGGGACACTTGGGGTGGTGGTGGAAGTGGTGCTGGAGGTGGTAGCGGAGACGGAGGTGGTTGGGGTGCTAGTCCTAGTGGTGGTGGCGGCGGCGGCTGGGGAGGCAGTGGTGGCGGCGGTGGATGGGGACAGGATTCCGGTGGTCCGTCCGAGGATTCTGGCTGGGGTGGCGGTAAAAAGTCCGGTGGCAGCGGAGGTTGGTGA